The Aquicella siphonis DNA segment TCATTTAATAAAATACCAGCTACATGCATGCCTGACCGGGGTGCGATGAGAAATCCCAACTCCTCGCGAGCATAAAAAACGCAGGCATTTTATTGCGAAAAGAAATTAACATAATCCTCTGCAAGCTAATAAAATATTAAGACTTATGTATTAGAATAGCAATTCTCAAGTATCAATGTTTAATGATTAAAATGTGTAGTACCAATATAAAACGAGGGTGAGACAATGCAGCGTAATAACTTGAATGAAAACTCCAGTCAGACTGACAAGCCCGTTAAAAAGAGGCAAGCTGATATCAATCTGAAGACAAGAACTAATCTGGGTTTCACTTTCTTTGATTGCGGGATATCAGGTCAAGGCGAAGTTAATCAATATACAAAGGATGGCAAAAAAGCGGCTGACGTGAATTTTAAGCTGGACAAACCGGATCCGAATAATAGTTCTTTGTGCTATATTTCCTTGTTCACGGGCTATGCTCACTTGCTTCAGACGGCGCCTAACAAGGCTCATATGAAGAGTACAATTGACGCAGGCGGTGTTAAAACAATCAACCTTGATCAGGAAGTTGATTTTTCCAAGAAGAAATCTGCCGATGGCACGAAAAATATCAATTCCAAGTTCAGCGTCTTCACCACACAATGCGAGCTTGACGTCAAGGTAAAGAAACCTCAAGAAGGTGCTGAAACAAGCAGGAAGAATAACCTGAGCTAAGGTTTTTGCATTGCTTCGAATAATCTATGCCCCGAAAGGGGCATTTTTTTAACATCACCGTTAACATTTCATAACAGGTTTTCCTGTATTTATTAATGATCTCTTGGCCTATGTCAATCCTGCCGGGTTTCGCGGTTTGAATGATGAATTTGTGATAATGATATTGATATTGTTGTCAATATTACGTATTGTTTTAATTCGTTTCATCATTTCTTAATAGAATCGCTGGAGGGTTTATGTCGAATCCGAGAATATCAAATCCAACAAGCCGAATTGAATTTACACCTGAATTTAAAGAAAGCTTGGAAAGCGTAAGAAGCGGCGTGTTAACGAAGGAAAGAATAATAAGGGAACCGGATTGTGAAAAAGCCCTTAGAGGCGCAATGGCATATAACTTCCTGTTTTTCGATAAATCAACGAACACGCAGCCCATCGATTATAAAGAAATTGAGTCTTGCAAAGTTGAGAGATCCAGGAAGATATAAAGTTTCAGTGTGGCTGTTATTCCATCATGCTGCGGCTTGATCGCCGAATTTTATTATAAGCCGGTTCACAACTCTAATCCAGTTGTGAACCGGCATGATCTTTTTCTGGTGTCAGTTCTTATTGCGGGTATTTATGTCAACCGATTACTCCATGCGCCGCCTGATGCCCTGGCTGGGCTGGCTGGTCGTTTGTATTGCCGGGCTTTATCAGTTCTTGCTGCAGACTTCCACCAGCGTCATGATTTCAGGCCTTGAACAAACATTTTCGTTGAACTCCCTCGGAGTCAGTCTGCTGTCATCCAGTTTTTTTATACCTATCTTGTCTGCCAGATCCCCGCAGGCATTCTCATCGATTATTTCAAGCCCAGACGCATGATATTCATTTGCCAGCTTTTACTGGGGATATTTTGCTATGTATTCGCCAATTCCACCCACCTTTGGATGGCAGTGATCAGCCGTGTATTGATGGGGATAGTTTGTGCCCCGACTTTTATCGCGGCCTTTTATCTAATTGCCCACACCTTGCCGGAAAAATATTTCGCAGTGGTGGCCGGCTTTACTGAAATGCTGGCCATGCTGGGAGGCGTGGCGGGTGAGGCGCTGCTTGCCCGTAGCGTGGTTTTGTACGGCTGGCAGCATACTGTCATGATACTCGCCGGCGTAGCCTTGACCATGTCGTTTCTGGGATGGGTGTTGATAAGAGACGAAAGCAAAAACATGGCGCCGCCTGCGGATGACGCCGCGAGCAGGCGGCATGTCTTGCGTGATCTGACGGCCATGTTAATGCTTCCACAGGCCTGGGTGAACGGGTTGTTCTGCGGATTGTTGTTTGGTGTGATCGCGGCGTTTGGCGCTTTCTGGTGTATTCCCTTTTTGATGCAAAAATACGGTGTTCCGCTGGGTCATGCGGCGGACGCAAGTTCCATGATTTTTATCGGCGCGGCGGTGGGCACGCCGCTCACAGGATGGCTGGCCGACCGGCTTGATGCGCGCAAGGTGTTAATGCATGTTTGTTCCGGCCTGGCGTGCCTGGTGTTTCTGGCTATTCTATATTTGCCGCTGTCATCATTTGCCTGGATATTTCCACTGATTTTCATGCTGGGATTTTTTTCGGCGGTTTATGTGATACCGTTTGCTGTTATTCGGGATATCACGCCTCATCATATGCGGGGAACAGCCATGGGATATATTAATATGATGTGTATCCTGATCGGATCTCCGCTGCTGCAGCCTCTCATGGGTTATATCCTGCACCGGCATGATCCGCTGACGATATACGCTTACCAGCATGCGTTTCTTGTCATACCGGTTTGTCTGTTGACGGCATTTATGCTGGCGTTTTACGTCCAGGAAAAGTGAACAGAGTGTCGGGCGGCGCGTTGCGGCATCAATCTTCCTTTTTTTTCCTGGTGTGGCGGACTTCCAGCAGATAAATACGGCGGTTGTCGCTATGCAAGACTTTAAATCGATAATGCTGAAGCTTGATGGTTTCTCCGCGTTTGGGCAGATGGCCCAGTTGTTTGAGCACAATGCCGCCTATGGTATCAAATTCATCATCGCTGAATGAGGCGTGAAAATATTCATTGAATTCATCGATAGGAGTCTGGGCCTTGACGATATAACTGTCGTCAGCGTGTTTTTTGATATAAACATCTTCTTCGTCAATGTCATATTCGTCTTCAATTTCGCCCACGATTTGTTCCAGTACATCTTCAATGGTGACAAGGCCGGCCACATGACCATATTCGTCCAGCACAATCGCGATATGATTGCGATTGACGCGGAACTCGCGCAGCAGAATATCCAGTCGCTTGCTTTGCGGTGTGAACACCGGCGGACGCAGGATATCCGAGATGTTGAATTGCACGCCTTCCTTCTTGTATACGTATTTCAAGATATCTTTCGCAAGCAGAATGCCTATGATATCGCCACCCGCGGGATCAAACACGGGAAAGCGGGAATGTCCGGATTCAATGACGATGGGGAGCAATTCATCGAGTTTGCTGTCCTTTTCTATCATGACCATTTGCGCTTTTGGAACCATGACTTCGCGTACCTGCATTTCAGAAACCTGCAGGATTCGTTCTATCATTCCCAGCATTTCTGAGCTTAATACATCGCGTTCTTCGGCGTCCCGCAGCACTTCCATCAGTTGTTCACGGTTTTGCGGCTCATGGGCCAGCAGGGCGGTCAGCCGTTCCAGCCAGGAACGCGATTTCGCCGGATATTTATCCTCATCAGGGTTTTCATTCATGATATTGGGTCTTCTCCCGTTTCGTAAGGGTTTGCAAACCCCAGGGCTCGCAGGGTATCTATCTCCAGCGATTCCATGGCTTGCGCTTCAATGTCTGTTTCGTGGTCATAACCCAGCAGATGAAACATCCCGTGAATGATCATGTGGGCCCAATGCGCGGTTTCCGTCTTGTGTTGTTCTGCCGCCTCGCGGTTGACTACTTCAGCGCAAATAACTATATCTCCAAGAATAGGGGTGTCTACGGCGATATCTTCGGGCAAGTGAAAGGGAAACGATAACACATTGGTCGGGCCATTCTTATGGCGATAGGTGGAATTGAGGCAAGTCATTTCAACGCTGTCCACGATGCGGATTGTTACTTCCGCGGATTCAATTTGTTTGCTTAACGCCGCTCTGGCCCATTTGCGGATCAAGGATTTCTTTGGCGCAAGTGTTTTGTCGGCGGCAAGCTGAATGGTTATGGAATACATAGCGGCATAGTTTAATATAAATTAGGTTTCATTCCCACTTGTGTGCGGGAATGAAACCGGGTTAATTATCAGGCGCATTCCTGATCACAGCCAGGGCGGGCCCCGATGTGTCACTCAGCGCTTGTTCTCATTGTTTTTCTCATGTTTTTCATACGCTTCCACAATGGTCTGGACTAGCGGATGACGCACGACATCCGACACTTCGAAACGGGTGAAACTAATGCCGGGTATATTTTGCAAGACTTCACTGGCATGAATCAACCCGGAGTCGCGGCGGTTTGCGAGATCAATCTGAGTGATGTCGCCAGTCACAACCGCCTTGGAGTTAAAGCCTATACGGGTGAGGAACATTTTCATTTGTTCTATCGTGGTGTTCTGGCCTTCATCAAGAATAATGAAGGAGTCATTCAGTGAACGCCCGCGCATGTAGGCTAATGGCAACAGTTCAATCACATCGCGCTCTATCATCTGGTTGACCTTGTCAAAGCCCATCATTTCATATAGCGCGTCATAAAGAGGCCGCAGGTAGGGATGGACTTTTTGCGCGATATCACCTGGCAGAAAACCCAGTTTTTCACCGGCTTCAACAATGGGCCTGACCAGAATGATGCGGCTGACGCGCTCGGATTCCAGGGCCTGGACCGCGCAGGCGACCGCAAGATAGGTCTTGCCCGTTCCGGCGGGACCGATTCCAAAGTTGATGTCATTTTTCAGAATGCTTTTCAGGTAGTGGATCTGATTGTCTCCCCGTGCCGTGATCACGCCCTTTCTGATACGAATTTCCATTTGCTCTTCCTGAGACACATTGGGAGCCTTTTTACCCACTGTCTGTAAATAAAGATGAACTTCTTTGGGTTCGAGTGTGCGCACGTTTTCGGTCTCCTGATAGAGGTTATTCAAGGCGTCACAAGCTTGTTTGACCGCGTAACGATCACCGCTTACAGAAAAAGTATGGCCGCGCTGTTTGATGAAAACGCCCAGCCGATTCTCAATAAGCTTTAAATGTTCGTTTAATTTTCCACAGAGGTTGAACAAGCGGTGATTATCTTCAGGTGCCAGCTTCAAGATTTCGGAATAGAGGAGAGTATTCAACGTTAATTCATATCCTCATGGTTATGCTGTTACTTTAATTATAGTCCATATTACCCGGTCTTTTACCAGAAAAATTTTATTTATATTCAAAACTTCCCGATAGGGGAAATCTTAAGAGGAGGAAACGGGTGGAACCAACTCCCCGCGCAGGGAATTTGGCAGGGCTTCGTTGATCCTGACGTCCACCATTTGTCCAATCAGGTCCGGGTGACCGAGAAAATTGACAACCCGGTTATTTTCAGTCCGGCCGGACATTTGTTCCTGGTGTTTGGCCGCGCGGCCGGAAACCAGGATTTTCTGGGTAGTCCCGATCATGTTTTCGCTAATTCGCCGCGCATTCAGAACGATCCTGTCCTGAAGAATGGCCAGCCGCTGCTTTTTAGTCTCCATGGGGACATCATCCGGCAGTTGGGCGGCAGGAGTGCCGGGTCTTGGGCTGTAGATAAAGCTGAAAGAATTGTCAAAACCGACTTCGTGAATCAGATTCATGGTAGCTTCGAAATCTTCCTGGGTCTCACCGGGAAAACCAATAATGAAATCCGAAGAGATGCTGATATCCGGACGCACTTTCCGCAATTTGCGGATTTTGGCTTTGTATTCCAGAGCGGTGTAGCCGCGTTTCATGGCGGCCAGGATGCGGTCAGATCCGCTTTGAACCGGCAAATGCAGATGGCTGGCAAGCTGGGGCACATCGGCATAAGCCTGTATCAGGCGATTTGAAAATGCGACCGGATGGGAAGTGGTAAAGCGTATGCGCGAAAGCCCGTCTATTGAAGCGATATATTCAATCAGGGCGGCGAGATCCGCGGTTCCCCCTTCATGGGTTGGCCCGCGATAATCGTTCACATTTTGGCCTAACAAGGTGATTTCCCTGACGCCTTGCGACGTGAGGCTGACAACTTCCGCCAGCACATCATCCAGGGGGCGGCTGATTTCTTCCCCGCGAGTATAGGGGACCACACAGAAACTGCAATATTTGCTGCATCCTTCCATGATAGTGACATAAGCAGTGGGGCCTTCTGCGCGCGGTTCGGGCAGGCGGTCAAACTTTTCAATTTCGGGGAAGCTGATATCCACTACCGCCTTATTGCGGGATTTGCGTTCCGCGAGCATTTCACCCAGGCGGTGTATGGTTTGCGGGCCAAAAACCAGGTCCACAAACGGCGCCCGCTGCAGAATGGCCTGACCTTCCTGGCTGGCGACACACCCTCCAACTCCTATGATTAGATTGGGTTTTTTATGCTTTAGCGCGCGCCAGCGGCCCAGTTCGGAAAAAACTTTTTCCTGGGCTTTTTCGCGAACTGAACAGGTATTGAGCAGTAATACATCCGCTTCTTCGGGATTTTCGGTTTTTACCAGCTGATGAGATGCCATGAGTACTTCCGCCATTTTACCGGAATCGTATTCATTCATTTGACAGCCATGAGTTTGGATGTAAAGCTTATGCACGGTTAGATTACCTGTCTATTTCTCGAGCGCGTATAATAATTAAAAACGGCCCATAAGGGCAAAATGAGCATCTACGGGAAAGATATACGGACAAAGATATACGGACTTTGATTCCCGAGATCATCTATTTCAGACGGCGTATCATAATGCAAAAATCAAGCGAAAGGCTAGTTAGTCATGAATGAATCATTGAAAGCAAAAGTCGAGAAACTGCACCTGGCAGACATCCGGCGGCATATTTTTTTATGTTGTGACCAGGCGGTACCCAAATGCTGTGACCATGAAACCGGCCACCAATCCTGGGAGTACCTGAAAAACCGCCTCAAGGAACTGCATTTGACAGATCAGGGCGGTGTTTACCGATCCAAGGTGAACTGTCTGCGAGTATGCCTGCAGGGCCCCATCGCGGTCGTTTATCCGGATGGTGTATGGTATCACTCTTGTACACCTGATGTCCTAGAGCGCATTATTCAGGAGCATTTGATAGGCGGACGGCCGGTGGAAGAATTTGTTCTGGCTAATCATATGGCGGCAGCGGCGACAGATGACGGAAAGTAAAGAACGCAGTGGAAGAGAGCATGTAACACTGTCCCGTATTTATCAGCCGGCAGCCCTTGAAATCGGCGCAAGTCTGTACCTGGATGAGAGGGCGAGCCACCACCTTGCGCGTGTGCTTAGAGCGAAAACAGGCGAGAAAATCGTGTTATTCAACGGCAGCGGCGGGGAATTTACCGCTGTCATCACTGGTATCAGCAAAAAAAATGTGTCAGTTGAAGTCATTGGCTATACAGAAAAAGATATAGAGTCCCCCTTGCGTCTCCATCTGGCTCAGGGGATCGCGCGGGGAGAAAAAATGGATTTTATTGTGCAAAAAGCTGTTGAGCTGGGAGCGGTGCAAATCATACCCCTGGTCACAGAACGCTGTAACGTCAGATTGGGGAATGACCGGGAAGCCAGGCGCTGGCAACACTGGCAGTCAGTTGCTGTGAGCGCATGCGAGCAATCCGGACGCAACCGCCTGCCGTTGGTGGCGCAGCCTGTCATATTCAAGTCGTGGCTGGCCAATTTGAAAACGGATTTTGGCTATGTCTTGTCACCGCATGTCCGGGGCGGATTGCCGGCGCGCAGTGTTCCGCCTGAGACCGTGATCACTCTATTAATAGGCCCGGAAGGAGGGTTGAGTGATCAGGAAGTGGACATGGCTGTGCAGCATGGATTAAAGCCCTTGAGTCTTGGCCCAAGAATTCTCCGTACCGAAACCGCCGCTATCTCAGCTCTGACAGCATTACAGCTTGTGTACGGCGACATGAGTTAACCGACGCTTGTAACCTGTCATTTTCCCCGCATCATCACGTAAAGAATTATTGACACATCACCAAATTCGAGTAAAATGGCCGCCTTTTTTACAATCCTGAGGTAGTGATATGGCTGATGAAATTGATATCGCAAATGATTTGATCGACAGCGAAGTGTCTCGTGCGTTGAGCAAAATCCGCCAAAATGCTTCTCTGGACACAGTAGGTTCTGAATTCTGTGTTGAGTGCGGCGAAGACATGCCAAAAGAAAGGCAGAAATTGGGTTTCAAGTTATGTGTTCCCTGCGCATCGGAATCTGAACGCAGAAAAGCCATGTTCGCGGATTATTGATATCGCGGACGCCCTTCTCCCGCCCGGAGAAGGGCGCGGCGCCGTTCTTTTCGTCGCAAGAGCAACGAATCTCTATATCAATTAATGTATAATAAGGATAGATACGCAAAAAAAGGCCTGTTTATCAATGGCAAACGGCGAGATTGTTGGGGAATACCAACAGGTAGTGCATGAATTGTCCGAGCGCATTGTCAGCGCGCAAAAGCCTATCCGCATTCTTGACGCGTTGAAATGGGACGCCGGCGTCGAAAAATATTTCATCCAGAACAAATATAAAAAACTTCCTCCCATTGACAGTGAATACTATTCGCAAAAAAACCCGCTTTCCTTTGATCCGGATAAAAAGATAGAAGAGTTTCACGATATCGACCGCAGTATTCGCAGAATGCTGGGCCAGTATAGTGGCGTGGGCAGTATCATGCAGCGCATGTGTTATGAATATTGCCGTGTCGTTGATATGCTGAGGGCGCGCGGCACGCCTAAATTTACTGAAATATCCCAGGAATTATACGGCAGTTCCCAGGACGCGTTTCACGTCGGCGCGCCGACATTAAATGACCTGGCCACACTCATCACCAATACGCTTTCCAAAATCAAGGACAAGGTCAATACCGATGCGGACATACCGCGGTATACAAGCCAGGATGCCGTGAATATGCTCAGTGAGCGGCTGTCGAATTATTTTTCCGACAAGGAAAATATCCGTGTTGAGTTGAGCGACGGTATTATCGCTGATGCCGCAGCGGGGGCAGACCGAATCAAAATCCATGACGGTCTGAAATTCAGCCTGCGTGAAATCCGCACTTTTGAAATCCATGAAGGCTGGGTGCATCTCGGCACGACACTTAACGGCATGGCGCAGCCCATCTGCACCTTTTTGAGCAAAGGACCGCCGTCATCCACCGTGACCCAGGAAGGCCTGGCAATCATTACTGAAATTTTCACATTTTCTTCCTATCCCGGCCGGGTACGGCGTTTGACCAACCGCATCAGCGCGGTGAACATGGCGGAAGAAGGCGCGAATTTTTACGATGTCTTTCAGTTTTATCGTGAACAAGGCCTGGATGAGGAAGACAGTTATCAGTCAACCATGCGCGTGTTCCGAGGAAGCACACCGGAAGGCGGTCCTTACACAAAAGACTTGTCTTACAGCAAGGGATTCATACTGATTTATAACTTCATGCGCCTGGCTGTGCAGCGCGGGCTGGTAAAACGCATACCCTTGCTGTTCGTGGGTAAAACTACCCTGGAAGATTTGCATATTCTTTCCGACCTGATGGAAGAAGGTATCATTACGCCGCCCAAGTATATTCCTCCGCAATTCAGCGATCTCGCCGCCGTAAGCGCATGGATGGTTTATTCACTGTTTTTAAACAGACTGGATTTGCGCCGACTGGCGCTTGATTTCAAGGGGATTTTGCAATAATCGCCAAACCGCCGGCGGTCAGCTTTTTTCCTGTCTATCCTTGTCATTATGGATGATGCCGGTTTCAATGAACTGGATGATTTCTCCCGCCACATCGATGCCAGTGGTTTTTTCTATGCCTTCAAGTCCGGGAGACGCGTTGACTTCCATAATCAGCGGTCCGCGGTTGGAACGCACGATATCAATGCCCGCCACATTTAGTCCGATGATGTGCGCGGCGCGTATAGCCATGTTTCTTTCTTCGTCGGTGATCTCGACAGGCGTCGCAATGCCGCCCCTATGCAGATTGGAACGAAATTCCTCGGGTGATTTGGACTGGCGTTTCATTGCCGCGACGACTTTTCCACCCACCACGAAACAGCGTATATCCGCGCCGCCGGCTTCCTTGATGTATTCCTGCACCATGATGTTGACTTTGAGTCCAAGAAACGCTTCCAGCACACTGCGCGCGGCTTTGGTCGTTTCCACCAGGATGACGCCGATTCCCTGGGTTCCTTCAAGAAATTTAATGACCAGCGGCGGCCCGCCCACCATTTTGATCAGGTCTTGAATTTCATCGAGTGAATGCGCGAAACCGGTAATAGGCAAGCCAATGCCTTTTTTGGATAACAGTTGAAGAGAGCGCAGCTTGTCACGGCCGCGGGTGATGGCGACGGAATCATTTACGCAAAATACGCCCATCATTTCCAGCTGTCTGACTACAGCGGCACCGTAAAACGTGACGGAAGCACCGATGCGCGGGATGACCGCATCGTAATGTTCCAGTTCATTGCCCTTGTAATGAATGGTTGGACGCGCGGAAGTGATGTTCATGTAACAGCGCAGCGTGTCAATGACGTCAGCCCTGTGTCCTCTTGCGAGCGCCGCTTCAACCAGCCGCTGTGTGGAGTAAAGATTATGCTTCCTCGATAGAATCGCGATTTTCATTTCTTGTGTGCCTTTGTTGTAACAAACGAGCGAGCTGGATTGACGATGAAATGTTTGCGCAGGGCGCTTCTTCCCAATAACATTCTAAACAGCATGTTTTCCCGCTCGGTGAGAGTAATCTCAATCTGCCATGTTTGTCCAGCGATTGTAATCGGCGTCTGAATCACATAACGTTCCTCTCCGTGACCGCCCGAGTCGGTAACCATGCGTTTGTCCACCACATCCGCAACACAGGTCACGATATTTTCCGTGTCATGCTGCAGGGGGTGGATTTCAAAACTGATCCTGTTTTTACCGTTTTCTGTAAACGGGTTTAATGAGAAAGCATGCAGCGCGGACGTGCGCGCCCCTGTGTCAATCTTGGCTTTTATCCGGCTGATCCCAAGCTCGGGCAGACTGACCCATTCCCGCCAGCCGATTACGGGATACTTTCGTATGGTTTTAATTAATTTGATATTTTTTTCAATGTCCATGGTAATCTTCCAGACCCGGTACACGCATCTTCATCGTAGCATATTCATTTAATATTATCTTAAGCTTGCCAGCCTATAGTCAAAAATGACTGTTTATACTGACATAAAAGGAGATAGGCATGAAATCTCGTCAGAAGAATGATAAAACTGAATCCTCTCCCAGAACCCAGACTTCGCTTCCAATCAATATCCCGCACAGTGCACCTATCAAAATTCCTGTTCCGAATGAAAGAGAGGAGACACGCCAGACGCCGTGCTCTTCATTTTATATCGGAAGTCCGGAGGGTGAGGCCAAATTCAGGTTATTTGTGCAGCGCCAGAGAGAGTTCGAAGCAGGGCATCAACATCAACAGAGTGAATCAATCTCTCCCAGATATTGAAATTCCCGAGAACCGTGAGTTGATGAACATTGATCGGCAGAGAAGCGTCAAGTTTTTTGGCGCTTCATAACGCGTGTCAGCATGAAGAAAATAAACGCCATGCCTATAAATGGAAAAGTCCATAAGATCAGTGTGGATTTGTTTAACGGCGGAGACAGCAGAATAAACTCGCCATAACGTCTGACCAGATAATTCTTGATTTCATCGTTGGTTTTTTGTTCTGTTACCATTTTATAAACCTTGTCGCGCAAATCATTGGCAAGCGGCGCGTTCGAATCGGCGATATTCTGATTTTGGCAAACCACGCAGCGAATTTCCCGGGTCAGTAATTGAAAACGTTGGGCATCCTGCGCAGATGAAAAAGGATAAGCGTCCTGTTCCGCGGCGAACGCTGGCGTGACTGCCAGGACAAGAACGAAGAGAAGCCATTTCAAGAGCCAACGCAGCTTTTTTTGCTGTCGTTTTGTTCCGCTCGAATAAGAAAAACTGGGGTTTTTATACATATTTCAGCCGCCGTTCTTTTTGATCAGGGGATACAGTGTTTCATCCCAGACTTTTTGATCAATTATGCCGATGTGCCGGTAAATGATTTTTCCGCGTTTGTCTATGACGAAGGTTTCAGGGGTGCCGTACACGCCAAAATCAATCGCGACATCACCCTTGGTGTCCCGCCCTATCAACACATACGGATTGCCGTTTCTATCCAGCCACGTCAACGCTTCCGGCGTATTGTCCTTGTAATCTATGCCATAGATGGGGACGTGATATTCATTTTTTATTTTCATCAACATGTCTTGTTCCAATCCGCAGGCGTAACACCAGGTTGCCCAGACATTCACAAGGGATACGCGGCCGGTCAACGACTGCTGGGTAAAATCCGGCTGTGACGGGAACAGGTTGGGCAGCCTGAAACGGGGTACTTCCTCGCCAATCAGGGCCGACGGCAATTCATTGGGTTTGGCATAAAACAATTCCCACCCCAGCAAGATCAGAAGACAGGACAGAATGATAAACGGAACAAACTTTCTGAAAAAATTGTTCAGATTCATGGCGAATGTCCATAGGATTTGGCTTTCAGGTAATCCTTGCGCTGCAATATGGCGAGGATACCGCCCAATATCATGATCAACCCTCCAAACCAGATCCAGCGAATGAATGGTTTGTAGTATAACCGTACAGACCAGTAGTCATC contains these protein-coding regions:
- a CDS encoding ATP-dependent zinc protease family protein → MDIEKNIKLIKTIRKYPVIGWREWVSLPELGISRIKAKIDTGARTSALHAFSLNPFTENGKNRISFEIHPLQHDTENIVTCVADVVDKRMVTDSGGHGEERYVIQTPITIAGQTWQIEITLTERENMLFRMLLGRSALRKHFIVNPARSFVTTKAHKK
- a CDS encoding cytochrome c-type biogenesis protein, coding for MYKNPSFSYSSGTKRQQKKLRWLLKWLLFVLVLAVTPAFAAEQDAYPFSSAQDAQRFQLLTREIRCVVCQNQNIADSNAPLANDLRDKVYKMVTEQKTNDEIKNYLVRRYGEFILLSPPLNKSTLILWTFPFIGMAFIFFMLTRVMKRQKT
- a CDS encoding DsbE family thiol:disulfide interchange protein; the protein is MNLNNFFRKFVPFIILSCLLILLGWELFYAKPNELPSALIGEEVPRFRLPNLFPSQPDFTQQSLTGRVSLVNVWATWCYACGLEQDMLMKIKNEYHVPIYGIDYKDNTPEALTWLDRNGNPYVLIGRDTKGDVAIDFGVYGTPETFVIDKRGKIIYRHIGIIDQKVWDETLYPLIKKNGG